In Kogia breviceps isolate mKogBre1 chromosome 9, mKogBre1 haplotype 1, whole genome shotgun sequence, a single window of DNA contains:
- the NOBOX gene encoding homeobox protein NOBOX, translating to MELSPERSPEPRASDQTERQSQTRKQRALLVQALKVRGCWLSTGQEGGDKPPAARLEEEEEPLQSSAPHTQKAPSEDVPFSCAAPGEEESSEAPGEVAGAGAGRACQRQGSGALRKDRTLGPPRPQPQGEGHPLPVREGKLGKRPYSPAAGKQKKPNAGGVDSTASPSVAHPARATYNPVPCGSGRGSCHLANLLSTLAQNSQNTDQKKSPEVTCQGRKKTRTLYRSDQLEELERLFQEDHYPDSDKRREIAQTVGVTPQRIMVKGTGPRPRGGGGPTHRHSGRAKQVLSTSQTGAGVWFQNRRAKWRKVEKMTGKESKDATAGPALSPTSNQCSSAAGPPPAAPADREPGTFARESPRDPLPEPPMLLTSDQTLGPTQRSEGAQRVEVTPPLFSPPPVRRANLPMPLGPVHTSQLMSLLLDTPGNESSRKDGPCGSWGTSVTPPPSCSYLEELEPQEYQPSSQQGPFHFSQAPQTQLFQHPQPQFPYLHPFPFPMPSSLTPPLLEDSLSALSYGPSGGTSQGYFTGPPSGQILLQPPAGNVGTVPWNDPCLPDLPFPSSLCPQALGGPPGGDGYFLDLFAAPCAQASSRQPSPGLARLPEGTRPGAEPLLSKAQEELPPAAAAELPSAPEEGQEEAMAPSAGAEE from the exons ATGGAGCTCAGCCCAGAGCGCAGCCCGGAGCCGCGGG CTTCAGATCAAACAGAACGCCAGTCGCAGACCAGGAAGCAGCGCGCCCTCCTGGTCCAGGCTCTTAAGGTCAGGGGGTGCTGGCTCTCCACAGGTCAGGAGGGCGGAGACAAGCCCCCGGCTGCCagactggaggaggaggaggaaccccTGCAGAGTTCAGCCCCCCACACTCAGAAAGCCCCAAGTGAGGACGTGCCCTTCTCCTGCGCTGCTCCCGGGGAGGAGGAGTCCTCAGAGGCCCCTGGAGAAGTAGCTGGTGCTGGTGCTGGGAGAGCCTGCCAGCGCCAGGGCTCGGGGGCTCTCCGCAAAGACCGAACCCTGGGCCCGCCTAGACCCCAGCCGCAGGGGGAAGGGCATCCTCTCCCGGTGAGAGAGGGGAAGCTGGGGAAGAGGCCCTACTCTCCAGCCGCCGGTAAGCAGAAAAAGCCTAACGCTGGGGGTGTGGACTCCACGGCGTCTCCCAGCGTCGCTCACCCAGCCCGGGCCACGTACAACCCGGTGCCTTGTGGGTCAGGCCGGGGCTCCTGCCATCTGGCCAACCTCCTCAGCACGTTGGCCCAGAACAGCCAAAACACAGACCAGAAGAAGTCGCCGGAAGTGACCTGCCAAGGCCGGAAAAAGACGCGGACTCTGTACCGCTCGG ACCAGCTGGAGGAGCTAGAAAGGCTCTTCCAAGAAGACCACTATCCGGACAGCGATAAGCGCCGGGAAATTGCCCAGACGGTGGGAGTCACCCCCCAGCGCATCATGGTAAAGGGCACTGGCCCTCGGCCTCGGGGTGGAGGAGGACCCACGCACCGGCACTCTGGGAGAGCCAAACAAGTACTCAGCACCTCCCAGacaggggctggg GTGTGGTTCCAGAATCGCCGGGCAAAGTGGCGAAAAGTGGAGAAAATGACTGGGAAGGAGAGCAAGGACGCTACCGctggccctgccctcagccccaccAGCAACCAGTGCAG CTCTGCAGCCGGACCGCCACCCGCTGCGCCCGCGGACCGGGAGCCTGGGACCTTCGCTCGGGAGTCCCCGCGGGATCCCCTTCCAG AGCCCCCCATGCTGCTGACATCTGACCAGACTCTGGGCCCGACCCAACGCAGTGAGGGCGCCCAGAGGGTGGAAGTGACCCCACCTCTCTTCAGTCCCCCACCTGTCCGAAGAGCCAACCTTCCTATGCCCCTCGGCCCCGTGCACACCTCCCAGCTGATGTCTTTGCTGCTGGATACCCCAGGCAACGAGAGCAGCCGCAAGGATGGCCCTTGTGGGTCGTGGGGGACAAG cgTCACGCCACCCCCCTCCTGCTCGTACCTGGAGGAGCTGGAACCCCAGGAATATCAACCCAGCAGCCAGCAGGGCCCGTTCCACTTCTCCCAGGCTCCACAGACCCAGCTTTTCCAACACCCCCAGCCCCAGTTTCCATACCTgcaccccttccccttccccatgcccAGCTCCCTGACCCCTCCACTGCTGGAAGACTCTCTGTCTGCACTGTCCTATGGCCCCAGCGGGGGCACATCCCAGGGCTACTTCACAGGCCCTCCATCAGGGCAGATCCTGCTGCAGCCACCTGCCGGCAACGTGG GTACAGTCCCCTGGAATGACCCCTGCTTACCAGACCTGCCCTTCCCCAGCTCCTTGTGTCCACAAGCTCTGGGGGGCCCCCCGGGGGGGGACGGCTACTTCCTGGATCTGTTTGCAGCCCCTTGTGCCCAGGCCTCGAGCAGGCAGCCTTCTCCAGGCCTCGCCCGGCTTCCTGAAGGGACCAGGCCCGGAGCGGAGCCCCTACTCAGCAAGGCCCAAGAGGAGctgccccccgccgccgccgcggagCTGCCCTCGGCCCCCGAGGAGGGCCAGGAGGAAGCCATGGCCCCCAGCGCCGGGGCCGAGGAGTGA